The following are from one region of the Populus trichocarpa isolate Nisqually-1 chromosome 8, P.trichocarpa_v4.1, whole genome shotgun sequence genome:
- the LOC7473465 gene encoding uncharacterized protein LOC7473465, whose product MEEGEEVTIAEDQRVVDISLKDLAKKLEEFAKARDWEKYHSPRNLLLAMVGEVGELSEIFQWKGEVDKGLPNWEESDKEHLAEELSDVLLYLIRLADICGVDLGDAATRKIVKNAIKYPPKAC is encoded by the exons ATGGAAGAAGGTGAAGAGGTCACTATTGCAGAAGATCAGAGAGTAGTGGACATTAGTCTTAAGGACCTTGCAAAGAAACTAGAGGAATTTGCCAAGGCCAGAGATTGGGAAAAGTACCATAGTCCAAGGAATCTTCTTCTTGCAATG GTTGGTGAGGTAGGAGAGCTATCGGAAATATTCCAGTGGAAAGGAGAGGTGGACAAGGGGTTGCCAAATTGGGAGGAATCCGACAAGGAGCATCTAGCAGAAGAGCTATCTGATGTCCTGCTCTACCTCATCAGGCTGGCTGATATTTGTGGGGTTGATCTTGGTGATGCTGCCACCAGAAAAATTGTTAAGAATGCTATCAAATACCCGCCCAAGGCCTGCTGA
- the LOC7462838 gene encoding COP1-interacting protein 7 isoform X1: MKSSTRLDSAVFQLTPTRTRCDLIICVNGKIEKVASGLVQPFLDHLKTAQDQVAKGGYSIILEPGSDATWFTKGTVERFVRFVSTPEVLERVYYLESEISQIEKGIAIQSNNDTGLSSVEDHQAKPVERIEGSKPLTDSSEEKAIVLYKPGSDPHEADGSTVQEGNSKVQLMKALETRKTLLQKEQGMAFARAVAAGFDIDHMAHLISFAESFGALRLMDACVRFMELWKRKHETGQWVEIEGAEAMSSRSDFSSMNASGIVLSNTINKQWPETPDSKRKAGADPSAGMNSKYERPPTDQQPSPGQQEYFQGQFPHPMFPPWPIHSPPGAVPVFPGYPMQGIPYYQNYPGNSPVFQPPYSSGDDPRINAGQRMSHRRHSMDSNTEPEAWEVDALRTRSQDETEEKETSGGREPGRKGSRSGKRQSGTVVIRNINYITSKRQEASGSESQSASGSENDEEDEVLLNTTPNSKHRNSLRSSKRKGSHKKSVDKLNSSDVARTSYGKEDDGEHWKAFQNYLLKDADEAERSVDQGMFAMEKNVRAKRRQNTMGDDPLVIDGRDPGDIQEGDVTDMQKISGNWTRMTNASKDELLISRKMGEPNDGTGFVNGQMDLQSVDIDGRRGRYRMNANDDFVIHGRENKSGYRSSSSDPLAINGFETAKGDLDRRSSNNMDDDSYVVSLRSTSLDQVVTEGRNIIDVDSEFPSTAQKTENLSNRVGSQVKYEPDDLSLMPERGTEKGSIGYDPALDYDMQASLHKKNKVVTGQGSTKSDKYRKPKLIPDTSDRKKTVGPIRKGKPSKLSPLDEARARAEKLRAFKADLQKMKKEKEEEEIKRLEALKLERQKRIAARGSSTTALPALQQTRKQLPTKLSPSSHRGSKFSDSEPGSLSPLQRFSIKSVSAGSGDSRKVSRSSKLSTGPSTAGNRLTLSLSSLSEPKNEKSGVTSDSKASMARIRRLSEPKVSSSNHASIKPRKTGPVLKPKLSSGTESKKISAIMNHDKSKAASLPELKTKTTKGHDFAPGNSAAKEIPQKMHESKAIATSESNELKQNGNKISHHSDEDDNPIIEKTVVVLECEKPSIPYVHTSEHKIEVQDGYSNNYKLGEKTETVVDYAAIRAPVSPLTMDGIGRKHTEHQLPKHPGLHEAASVHASHAEKESPKLTSTIVEKPYHAPYARVSSLEDPCTGNSEYGKAPPSSVTDSAGTETIKAHVSGLKSLKLEEIPEALEKPHTKESSKGFRRLLKFGRKSHTTGERNAEINHVSLNGSQTDDNAASSSEVHTLKNLISQDETLTAGSNQKTSRHFSLLSPFRSKTGEKKLTT, encoded by the exons atgaAGTCTTCAACTCGGCTTGACTCGGCCGTTTTTCAACTCACTCCAACTCGAACCAG GTGTGATTTGATTATATGTGTAAATGGGAAGATAGAGAAAGTAGCTTCTGGGTTGGTACAGCCATTTCTTGACCACTTGAAAACTGCTCAAGATCAAGTGGCCAAGGGGGGCTACTCAATAATTCTTGAGCCTGGAAGTGATGCAACGTGGTTCACGAAAGGAACAGTTGAGAG ATTTGTTCGCTTCGTGAGTACACCAGAGGTGTTGGAACGGGTTTACTATTTAGAATCTGAGATCTCGCAGATCGAGAAGGGAATTGCAATTCAAAGCAACAATGATACGGGGTTGAGCTCA GTAGAAGATCATCAAGCAAAACCTGTAGAGCGCATTGAAG GTAGCAAGCCTCTGACAGATTCTAGTGAGGAAAAAGCCATTGTCCTTTATAAG CCTGGCTCAGATCCACATGAAGCAGATGGGTCGACTGTGCAGGAAGGAAATTCCAA GGTTCAGCTTATGAAAGCTCTGGAGACACGAAAAACTTTGCTGCAGAAAGAGCAGGGCATGGCCTTTGCACGTGCTGTGGCTGCTGGTTTTGACATTGATCACATGGCACATTTGATATCATTTGCTGAAAGTTTTGGAGCCTTACGCTTGAT GGATGCCTGTGTCAGATTCATGGAATTATGGAAAAGAAAGCATGAAACTGGCCAGTGGGTTGAGATTGAAGGAGCTGAAGCAATGTCTAGCAGGTCTGACTTTTCTTCCATGAATGCGTCGGGCATTGTTCTTTCTAATACAATAAACAAGCAGTGGCCTGAAACTCCTGATAGTAAAAGGAAAGCTGGTGCTGACCCAAGTGCAGGTATGAACTCAAAAT ATGAGCGGCCTCCAACAGATCAACAACCATCACCAGGCCAGCAGGAGTATTTTCAAGGCCAGTTTCCACATCCTATGTTTCCTCCTTGGCCCATTCATTCTCCACCTGGAGCAGTGCCTGTCTTTCCAGGGTATCCCATGCAAGGCATTCCTTACTACCAGAATTATCCAGGAAATAGCCCAGTTTTTCAGCCACCATATTCATCAGGGGATGATCCTAGAATCAATGCTGGTCAAAGAATGAGTCACAGAAGGCATTCAATGGATAGCAATACTGAACCTGAAGCTTGGGAAGTGGATGCTTTGAGAACAAGATCTCAGGATGAGACAGAAGAGAAGGAAACTTCAGGAGGTCGAGAACCTGGGAGGAAGGGAAGTCGTTCAGGTAAAAGACAATCAGGTACAGTTGTTATTCGGAACATCAACTACATTACTTCAAAGAGACAGGAGGCATCTGGTAGTGAATCTCAATCAGCTTCTGGTTCTGAAAATGACGAGGAAGATGAAGTTTTATTGAACACCACTCCGAATTCCAAGCATAGGAACTCTCTGAGATCCTCAAAAAGGAAGGGAAGCCATAAAAAATCTGTGGATAAACTGAACTCGTCAGATGTGGCTAGAACATCTTATGGGAAGGAGGATGATGGTGAACACTGGAAagcatttcaaaattatttgctAAAAGATGCTGATGAAGCTGAACGTTCTGTTGATCAAGGCATGTTTGCAATGGAAAAGAATGTTCGAGCAAAAAGGCGACAAAATACAATGGGTGATGATCCCTTAGTTATTGATGGACGAGATCCAGGTGATATTCAAGAAGGGGATGTGACAGATATGCAGAAAATTAGTGGAAACTGGACCCGCATGACTAATGCATCAAAAGATGAATTGTTGATATCAAGAAAAATGGGCGAGCCTAATGATGGTACAGGGTTTGTAAATGGTCAAATGGATCTACAGTCTGTGGATATAGATGGCAGGAGAGGTCGGTATAGGATGAATGCAAATGATGATTTTGTAATTCATGGACGAGAAAACAAGTCAGGTTATAGAAGTTCATCATCAGATCCACTAGCTATTAATGGTTTTGAGACTGCAAAAGGTGATCTGGACAGGAGATCATCCAACAATATGGATGACGATTCATATGTAGTTTCACTACGGTCAACATCACTAGATCAAGTTGTAACTGAGGGAAGAAACATTATCGATGTGGATTCTGAGTTCCCATCAACAGCTCAGAAGACAGAAAACTTATCTAACAGGGTTGGAAGCCAAGTCAAATATGAACCAGATGATTTAAGTTTGATGCCTGAACGTGGGACAGAAAAGGGATCAATCGGTTATGATCCTGCTTTAGATTATGATATGCAGGCCTCActacataagaaaaataaggtGGTAACTGGGCAAGGCTCTACGAAGTCAGACAAGTACCGGAAACCAAAACTCATTCCAGATACTTCAGACAGGAAGAAGACGGTAGGACCAATAAGGAAAGGAAAGCCTTCAAAGTTGAGTCCTTTGGATGAAGCAAGAGCCCGTGCTGAGAAGCTAAGAGCATTTAAAGCTGATCTccagaaaatgaagaaagagaag gaagaagaagagattaaACGACTGGAAGCTTTGAAGTTAGAGAGACAAAAGAGAATTGCTGCTAGAGGCAGTTCCACTACTGCTCTGCCAGCATTGCAGCAAACCAGAAAACAATTGCCAACAAAACTTTCCCCAAGCTCTCACAGAGGATCAAAATTCAGTGATTCAGAGCCTGGATCCTTATCACCTCTGCAAAGGTTCTCCATCAAAAGTGTTTCCGCAGGATCGGGTGATTCTCGGAAAGTCTCTAGGTCCAGCAAATTGAGCACTGGACCTAGCACAGCTGGAAATAGATTAACTCTGTCATTATCGTCATTGTCTGAACCAAAGAATGAGAAAAGTGGTGTAACATCTGATTCAAAGGCATCGATGGCCAGGATTAGAAGATTATCAGAGCCAAAAGTAAGTAGCAGCAATCATGCTTCAATTAAACCACGAAAAACTGGACCAGTACTGAAACCAAAATTATCCAGTGGGACTGAGAGCAAGAAAATATCTGCCATCATGAACCATGATAAAAGCAAGGCAGCATCTCTTCCAGAACTGAAAACCAAAACCACTAAAGGGCATGATTTTGCCCCTGGCAATTCAGCAGCAAAAGAAATTCCACAGAAGATGCACGAAAGCAAGGCCATTGCAACTTCGGAGAGCAATGAACTGAAACAGAAtggaaacaaaatttcacatCATAGTGATGAGGATGACAACCCAATAATTGAGAAGACTGTTGTTGTGCTCGAGTGTGAGAAGCCCTCCATTCCCTATGTACACACATCAGAGCACAAAATAGAAGTACAAGATGGATACTCTAATAACTATAAATTAGGGGAGAAAACAGAGACTGTGGTGGATTATGCTGCTATTCGAGCACCAGTTTCACCACTTACCATGGATGGGATTGGTAGAAAACACACTGAGCACCAGTTACCAAAGCACCCTGGGCTTCATGAG GCTGCATCTGTACATGCAAGTCATGCAGAGAAGGAATCACCAAAGCTTACAAGCACCATTGTTGAGAAGCCCTACCATGCCCCTTATGCTCGGGTCTCATCTTTGGAAGATCCATGTACTGGAAATTCCGAATACGGCAAAGCACCTCCATCAAGCGTAACGGATTCAGCAGGCACAGAGACCATTAAAGCTCACGTGTCTGGTTTAAAAAGCTTGAAACTAGAAGAGATCCCTGAAGCATTGGAGAAGCCTCATACGAAGGAATCATCGAAAGGGTTTCGACGATTGCTGAAGTTTGGAAGAAAGAGTCATACTACAGGTGAACGTAATGCAGAAATAAATCATGTCAGTTTGAATGGGTCCCAGACAGATGAtaatgctgcctcttccagtgAAG TTCATACATTGAAGAATCTTATCTCTCAAGATGAAACCCTCACTGCTGGCTCCAATCAAAAGA CTTCTCGTCACTTCTCATTGCTATCGCCCTTCCGAAGTAAGACAGGTGAAAAGAAGTTGACTACTTGA
- the LOC7462838 gene encoding COP1-interacting protein 7 isoform X2 has product MKSSTRLDSAVFQLTPTRTRCDLIICVNGKIEKVASGLVQPFLDHLKTAQDQVAKGGYSIILEPGSDATWFTKGTVERFVRFVSTPEVLERVYYLESEISQIEKGIAIQSNNDTGLSSVEDHQAKPVERIEGSKPLTDSSEEKAIVLYKPGSDPHEADGSTVQEGNSKVQLMKALETRKTLLQKEQGMAFARAVAAGFDIDHMAHLISFAESFGALRLMDACVRFMELWKRKHETGQWVEIEGAEAMSSRSDFSSMNASGIVLSNTINKQWPETPDSKRKAGADPSADERPPTDQQPSPGQQEYFQGQFPHPMFPPWPIHSPPGAVPVFPGYPMQGIPYYQNYPGNSPVFQPPYSSGDDPRINAGQRMSHRRHSMDSNTEPEAWEVDALRTRSQDETEEKETSGGREPGRKGSRSGKRQSGTVVIRNINYITSKRQEASGSESQSASGSENDEEDEVLLNTTPNSKHRNSLRSSKRKGSHKKSVDKLNSSDVARTSYGKEDDGEHWKAFQNYLLKDADEAERSVDQGMFAMEKNVRAKRRQNTMGDDPLVIDGRDPGDIQEGDVTDMQKISGNWTRMTNASKDELLISRKMGEPNDGTGFVNGQMDLQSVDIDGRRGRYRMNANDDFVIHGRENKSGYRSSSSDPLAINGFETAKGDLDRRSSNNMDDDSYVVSLRSTSLDQVVTEGRNIIDVDSEFPSTAQKTENLSNRVGSQVKYEPDDLSLMPERGTEKGSIGYDPALDYDMQASLHKKNKVVTGQGSTKSDKYRKPKLIPDTSDRKKTVGPIRKGKPSKLSPLDEARARAEKLRAFKADLQKMKKEKEEEEIKRLEALKLERQKRIAARGSSTTALPALQQTRKQLPTKLSPSSHRGSKFSDSEPGSLSPLQRFSIKSVSAGSGDSRKVSRSSKLSTGPSTAGNRLTLSLSSLSEPKNEKSGVTSDSKASMARIRRLSEPKVSSSNHASIKPRKTGPVLKPKLSSGTESKKISAIMNHDKSKAASLPELKTKTTKGHDFAPGNSAAKEIPQKMHESKAIATSESNELKQNGNKISHHSDEDDNPIIEKTVVVLECEKPSIPYVHTSEHKIEVQDGYSNNYKLGEKTETVVDYAAIRAPVSPLTMDGIGRKHTEHQLPKHPGLHEAASVHASHAEKESPKLTSTIVEKPYHAPYARVSSLEDPCTGNSEYGKAPPSSVTDSAGTETIKAHVSGLKSLKLEEIPEALEKPHTKESSKGFRRLLKFGRKSHTTGERNAEINHVSLNGSQTDDNAASSSEVHTLKNLISQDETLTAGSNQKTSRHFSLLSPFRSKTGEKKLTT; this is encoded by the exons atgaAGTCTTCAACTCGGCTTGACTCGGCCGTTTTTCAACTCACTCCAACTCGAACCAG GTGTGATTTGATTATATGTGTAAATGGGAAGATAGAGAAAGTAGCTTCTGGGTTGGTACAGCCATTTCTTGACCACTTGAAAACTGCTCAAGATCAAGTGGCCAAGGGGGGCTACTCAATAATTCTTGAGCCTGGAAGTGATGCAACGTGGTTCACGAAAGGAACAGTTGAGAG ATTTGTTCGCTTCGTGAGTACACCAGAGGTGTTGGAACGGGTTTACTATTTAGAATCTGAGATCTCGCAGATCGAGAAGGGAATTGCAATTCAAAGCAACAATGATACGGGGTTGAGCTCA GTAGAAGATCATCAAGCAAAACCTGTAGAGCGCATTGAAG GTAGCAAGCCTCTGACAGATTCTAGTGAGGAAAAAGCCATTGTCCTTTATAAG CCTGGCTCAGATCCACATGAAGCAGATGGGTCGACTGTGCAGGAAGGAAATTCCAA GGTTCAGCTTATGAAAGCTCTGGAGACACGAAAAACTTTGCTGCAGAAAGAGCAGGGCATGGCCTTTGCACGTGCTGTGGCTGCTGGTTTTGACATTGATCACATGGCACATTTGATATCATTTGCTGAAAGTTTTGGAGCCTTACGCTTGAT GGATGCCTGTGTCAGATTCATGGAATTATGGAAAAGAAAGCATGAAACTGGCCAGTGGGTTGAGATTGAAGGAGCTGAAGCAATGTCTAGCAGGTCTGACTTTTCTTCCATGAATGCGTCGGGCATTGTTCTTTCTAATACAATAAACAAGCAGTGGCCTGAAACTCCTGATAGTAAAAGGAAAGCTGGTGCTGACCCAAGTGCAG ATGAGCGGCCTCCAACAGATCAACAACCATCACCAGGCCAGCAGGAGTATTTTCAAGGCCAGTTTCCACATCCTATGTTTCCTCCTTGGCCCATTCATTCTCCACCTGGAGCAGTGCCTGTCTTTCCAGGGTATCCCATGCAAGGCATTCCTTACTACCAGAATTATCCAGGAAATAGCCCAGTTTTTCAGCCACCATATTCATCAGGGGATGATCCTAGAATCAATGCTGGTCAAAGAATGAGTCACAGAAGGCATTCAATGGATAGCAATACTGAACCTGAAGCTTGGGAAGTGGATGCTTTGAGAACAAGATCTCAGGATGAGACAGAAGAGAAGGAAACTTCAGGAGGTCGAGAACCTGGGAGGAAGGGAAGTCGTTCAGGTAAAAGACAATCAGGTACAGTTGTTATTCGGAACATCAACTACATTACTTCAAAGAGACAGGAGGCATCTGGTAGTGAATCTCAATCAGCTTCTGGTTCTGAAAATGACGAGGAAGATGAAGTTTTATTGAACACCACTCCGAATTCCAAGCATAGGAACTCTCTGAGATCCTCAAAAAGGAAGGGAAGCCATAAAAAATCTGTGGATAAACTGAACTCGTCAGATGTGGCTAGAACATCTTATGGGAAGGAGGATGATGGTGAACACTGGAAagcatttcaaaattatttgctAAAAGATGCTGATGAAGCTGAACGTTCTGTTGATCAAGGCATGTTTGCAATGGAAAAGAATGTTCGAGCAAAAAGGCGACAAAATACAATGGGTGATGATCCCTTAGTTATTGATGGACGAGATCCAGGTGATATTCAAGAAGGGGATGTGACAGATATGCAGAAAATTAGTGGAAACTGGACCCGCATGACTAATGCATCAAAAGATGAATTGTTGATATCAAGAAAAATGGGCGAGCCTAATGATGGTACAGGGTTTGTAAATGGTCAAATGGATCTACAGTCTGTGGATATAGATGGCAGGAGAGGTCGGTATAGGATGAATGCAAATGATGATTTTGTAATTCATGGACGAGAAAACAAGTCAGGTTATAGAAGTTCATCATCAGATCCACTAGCTATTAATGGTTTTGAGACTGCAAAAGGTGATCTGGACAGGAGATCATCCAACAATATGGATGACGATTCATATGTAGTTTCACTACGGTCAACATCACTAGATCAAGTTGTAACTGAGGGAAGAAACATTATCGATGTGGATTCTGAGTTCCCATCAACAGCTCAGAAGACAGAAAACTTATCTAACAGGGTTGGAAGCCAAGTCAAATATGAACCAGATGATTTAAGTTTGATGCCTGAACGTGGGACAGAAAAGGGATCAATCGGTTATGATCCTGCTTTAGATTATGATATGCAGGCCTCActacataagaaaaataaggtGGTAACTGGGCAAGGCTCTACGAAGTCAGACAAGTACCGGAAACCAAAACTCATTCCAGATACTTCAGACAGGAAGAAGACGGTAGGACCAATAAGGAAAGGAAAGCCTTCAAAGTTGAGTCCTTTGGATGAAGCAAGAGCCCGTGCTGAGAAGCTAAGAGCATTTAAAGCTGATCTccagaaaatgaagaaagagaag gaagaagaagagattaaACGACTGGAAGCTTTGAAGTTAGAGAGACAAAAGAGAATTGCTGCTAGAGGCAGTTCCACTACTGCTCTGCCAGCATTGCAGCAAACCAGAAAACAATTGCCAACAAAACTTTCCCCAAGCTCTCACAGAGGATCAAAATTCAGTGATTCAGAGCCTGGATCCTTATCACCTCTGCAAAGGTTCTCCATCAAAAGTGTTTCCGCAGGATCGGGTGATTCTCGGAAAGTCTCTAGGTCCAGCAAATTGAGCACTGGACCTAGCACAGCTGGAAATAGATTAACTCTGTCATTATCGTCATTGTCTGAACCAAAGAATGAGAAAAGTGGTGTAACATCTGATTCAAAGGCATCGATGGCCAGGATTAGAAGATTATCAGAGCCAAAAGTAAGTAGCAGCAATCATGCTTCAATTAAACCACGAAAAACTGGACCAGTACTGAAACCAAAATTATCCAGTGGGACTGAGAGCAAGAAAATATCTGCCATCATGAACCATGATAAAAGCAAGGCAGCATCTCTTCCAGAACTGAAAACCAAAACCACTAAAGGGCATGATTTTGCCCCTGGCAATTCAGCAGCAAAAGAAATTCCACAGAAGATGCACGAAAGCAAGGCCATTGCAACTTCGGAGAGCAATGAACTGAAACAGAAtggaaacaaaatttcacatCATAGTGATGAGGATGACAACCCAATAATTGAGAAGACTGTTGTTGTGCTCGAGTGTGAGAAGCCCTCCATTCCCTATGTACACACATCAGAGCACAAAATAGAAGTACAAGATGGATACTCTAATAACTATAAATTAGGGGAGAAAACAGAGACTGTGGTGGATTATGCTGCTATTCGAGCACCAGTTTCACCACTTACCATGGATGGGATTGGTAGAAAACACACTGAGCACCAGTTACCAAAGCACCCTGGGCTTCATGAG GCTGCATCTGTACATGCAAGTCATGCAGAGAAGGAATCACCAAAGCTTACAAGCACCATTGTTGAGAAGCCCTACCATGCCCCTTATGCTCGGGTCTCATCTTTGGAAGATCCATGTACTGGAAATTCCGAATACGGCAAAGCACCTCCATCAAGCGTAACGGATTCAGCAGGCACAGAGACCATTAAAGCTCACGTGTCTGGTTTAAAAAGCTTGAAACTAGAAGAGATCCCTGAAGCATTGGAGAAGCCTCATACGAAGGAATCATCGAAAGGGTTTCGACGATTGCTGAAGTTTGGAAGAAAGAGTCATACTACAGGTGAACGTAATGCAGAAATAAATCATGTCAGTTTGAATGGGTCCCAGACAGATGAtaatgctgcctcttccagtgAAG TTCATACATTGAAGAATCTTATCTCTCAAGATGAAACCCTCACTGCTGGCTCCAATCAAAAGA CTTCTCGTCACTTCTCATTGCTATCGCCCTTCCGAAGTAAGACAGGTGAAAAGAAGTTGACTACTTGA
- the LOC7494738 gene encoding glycolipid transfer protein 1 codes for MGADGLGTVFTPSLEGMKHVKSDHGEMLTKPFLDVCKLILPVIDKFGAAMTLVKSDIGTRLENKYLSDPSKYNHLYTMIQEEVDAKTAKGSSSCTNCLLWLTRAMDFLVELFLNLLAHPDWTMSQACTDSYRKTLKKFHGWVASSYSTVVMKLVPDRKKFMEVISGPGNVSADMEQFCTTFPPFLEENHKFLASVGLDDMKTL; via the exons ATGGGGGCTGATGGTCTAGGAACTGTGTTTACACCATCATTGGAAGGAATGAAGCACGTCAAATCTGATCACGGAGAAATGCTCACTAAACCTTTCTTGGATGTCTGCAAATTGATTTTGCCTGTTATCG ATAAGTTTGGAGCTGCCATGACCCTTGTAAAATCTGATATCGGTACG AGATTGGAAAACAAGTATTTGTCTGATCCGTCTAAATACAACCACTTATACACTATGATTCAAGAGGAGGTTGATGCTAAAACAGCCAAAGGATCTTCCAGTTGTACCAATTGTCTTCTTTGGCTAACCAG AGCAATGGATTTCCTTGTGGAACTGTTCCTGAATTTACTTGCACACCCAGATTGGACAATGTCACAAGCCTGTACAGATTCATATCGCAAGACACTGAAGAAATTTCATGGCTGGGTTGCTAGTTCATATTCCACT GTTGTCATGAAGCTTGTTCCAGACAGGAAGAAGTTCATGGAAGTAATTTCTGGCCCAGGCAATGTTTCTGCTGACATGGAGCAATTCTGTACAACCTTTCCTCCATTTCTTGAAGAGAATCACAAGTTCCTG GCTAGTGTTGGTCTGGATGATATGAAAACTTTATAA
- the LOC7494737 gene encoding 60S ribosomal protein L14-1: MPFKRYVEIGRVALVNYGKEYGRLVVIVDVIDQNRALVDAPDMVRSQMNFKRLSLTDIKIEINRVPKKKALIEAMEKADVKNKWEKSSWGRRLIVQQRRAALNDFDRFKLMLAKIKRGGLIRQELAKLKKENAA; encoded by the exons ATG CCTTTCAAGAGATACGTGGAGATCGGGAGGGTAGCTCTTGTCAACTATGGAAAAGAATACGGCAGGCTCGTTGTCATCGTCGATGTCATCGACCAGAACCGC GCTCTAGTTGATGCCCCGGATATGGTGAGGAGCCAAATGAACTTCAAGAGGCTTTCACTTACCGATATCAAGATTGAGATCAACCGGGTTCCAAAGAAGAAGGCTTTGATTGAAGCTATGGAGAAGGCTG ATGTTAAGAACAAGTGGGAGAAAAGCTCCTGGGGCAGAAGGCTGATTGTCCAGCAGAGAAGGGCAGCTCTCAATGACTTTGATAGGTTCAAGTTGATGTTGGCTAAGATCAAG AGGGGTGGATTGATCAGGCAAGAACTTGCAaagttgaagaaagaaaatgctGCTTAA
- the LOC7494736 gene encoding putative protein phosphatase 2C-like protein 44, with translation MHKAVSIISFPGRNMGLKDLHRKLKAFRLKRPLIGNWRKKRTASMAKKASWMMPITHGYHVVEDQSFKGGADESDSDSVVVQREQIAELELWYFGISDAQIGHGVSNYMQSHLFYRNPSESQITTKSKEMMRKAYLAARAKIRETQKSVEALKAGAASVMVINREKLVTANMGDFRVVVCRDGVAHQMKSKHQQTATRHWSHRLFSGRMLSWKSSDAASTKKSKGSELAVGAERIDSDTEFVIIASTGIWETMNNQEAVHLIGHLEDPQEAAECLAKEALTRMSKSNISCIVIRFD, from the exons ATGCATAAAGCAGTCTCTATCATCAGTTTTCCAGGGAGAAACATGGGACTCAAAGATCTTCATCGAAAGCTCAAG GCATTTCGGCTAAAACGCCCTCTTATTGGAAATTGGCGCAAGAAAAGAACGGCTAGTATGGCAAAGAAGGCTTCATGGATGATGCCAATAACGCATGGATATCATGTCGTGGAGGATCAGTCGTTTAAAGGTGGTGCAGATGAGTCAGACTCTGACTCTGTAGTGGTTCAGAGAGAGCAAATAGCGGAGCTGGAGTTGTGGTATTTCGGAATTTCCGATGCACAAATTGGACATGGAGTCAGCAACTATATGCAATCCCACCTGTTTTATAGGAACCCCAGCGAG TCTCAGATAACGACAAAGAGTAAGGAGATGATGAGAAAAGCGTATCTTGCTGCAAGAGCAAAGATCAGGGAGACACAGAAGTCAGTTGAGGCATTGAAAGCAGGTGCGGCATCTGTTATGGTGATCAACAGAGAGAAGCTTGTGACAGCTAACATGGGTGACTTTAGAGTTGTAGTGTGCAGAGACGGCGTGGCTCATCAGATGAAAAGCAAGCACCAGCAAACAGCCACAAGGCATTGGTCTCACAGGCTTTTTTCCG GACGCATGTTATCGTGGAAATCCAGCGATGCAGCAAGCACCAAGAAATCTAAAGGCTCCGAGCTTGCTGTTGGCGCTGAAAGGATTGACTCTGATACTGAGTTTGTCATCATAGCAAGCACAGGCATATGGGAG ACAATGAATAATCAAGAAGCAGTGCATCTCATCGGACACTTGGAGGATCCCCAAGAGGCTGCCGAATGCTTGGCGAAGGAGGCTTTAACTAGAATGAGCAAAAGCAACATTTCATGCATTGTTATTCGCTTTGATTAA